One Algibacter sp. L3A6 genomic region harbors:
- a CDS encoding carbohydrate-binding family 9-like protein gives MKKTLTVPNISKSSKQKKSLKKALKLTDYHNIDQYAWEQPNKHRNVGFYMAHDNKNIYLQYNVLEPEMVAKYHNHNSPVYKDSCVEFFIAFEQDANYYNFEFNSLGTCLLGFGPDRHNRQLLDPKIIDLIKVNTKIKRILYNGLTVFKWKIFIKIPLDVFSFNSLQSLENVTAKANFYKCGDELSTPHYISWNPIKSEKPDFHLKSYFGEIDFN, from the coding sequence GTGAAAAAAACATTAACCGTTCCCAATATTTCTAAATCTTCCAAACAGAAAAAAAGCTTAAAAAAGGCTTTAAAATTGACTGATTACCATAACATCGATCAATACGCTTGGGAACAACCTAATAAGCATCGCAATGTTGGTTTTTATATGGCGCACGACAATAAAAATATTTACTTACAATATAATGTCTTGGAACCCGAAATGGTTGCGAAATACCACAATCACAACAGTCCTGTTTATAAGGATAGCTGCGTGGAGTTTTTTATTGCTTTTGAACAAGATGCTAACTATTATAATTTTGAATTTAATAGTTTAGGAACTTGTCTTCTAGGCTTTGGACCTGATAGGCATAACAGGCAGTTATTAGATCCTAAAATTATAGACTTAATAAAAGTAAACACTAAAATAAAACGAATACTGTATAATGGTTTGACAGTCTTTAAATGGAAAATTTTTATAAAAATTCCTTTGGATGTATTTTCTTTTAACAGTTTGCAATCTTTAGAAAACGTAACAGCCAAAGCAAACTTCTACAAATGTGGCGACGAACTTTCTACACCTCACTATATAAGTTGGAACCCAATAAAATCTGAAAAGCCAGATTTTCATTTAAAATCATACTTTGGAGAAATTGATTTTAATTAA
- a CDS encoding cation:proton antiporter, with amino-acid sequence MFESFSIVFTISALFSYINYKWLKLPTTIGLMILSLILIVPIALSKTVFPEFYTFFCNIIVNADFKTLLLNGILSFLLFAGALHVNLAALTKEKKSIFLFATLGVLISTCIVGSLTFFGAQLIGLELPFLHALLFGALISPTDPIAVMAILKEANIAESLGIKIEGESLFNDGIGVVVFSGILLIAAATGELSNTEIGTEIGLLFLEEAVGGLFYGFVIGFLGLKCIQSLTENPQLAVMITLAVVMGGTAGAFLMEVSAPLAMVVAGLFIGNKIHVNEDKNPIQKAISSFWEILDDVFNGILFGLIGLAIHLLNINTSYFLLGVFAILIVLLARFISVFLPYSLLKHEETKPMKTVAVLTWGGLRGGISIALALSLGEELSRDLILHITYIIVLFSIIVQGLTIGKVVKKIYS; translated from the coding sequence ATGTTCGAATCATTCAGTATCGTATTTACAATTTCGGCACTTTTTAGCTACATTAATTATAAGTGGTTAAAATTGCCAACAACTATTGGGTTAATGATTTTAAGTTTAATCTTAATTGTTCCAATAGCGCTGAGCAAGACTGTTTTTCCTGAATTTTACACCTTCTTTTGTAATATTATTGTTAATGCAGATTTTAAAACATTATTACTTAATGGTATTTTAAGTTTTTTACTTTTTGCAGGAGCTCTGCATGTTAATCTTGCGGCGCTTACAAAAGAAAAAAAATCAATATTTCTATTTGCTACTTTAGGTGTGCTAATATCTACATGTATAGTTGGTAGTTTAACCTTTTTTGGAGCACAACTCATTGGTTTAGAATTGCCTTTTTTACATGCACTTTTATTTGGGGCATTAATATCTCCAACCGATCCAATTGCTGTTATGGCTATTTTAAAAGAGGCGAATATTGCGGAAAGTTTAGGTATCAAAATAGAGGGAGAGTCATTGTTTAATGATGGTATTGGTGTTGTTGTGTTCTCTGGAATATTATTAATTGCAGCTGCTACGGGAGAGCTTAGTAATACAGAGATTGGAACAGAAATAGGCCTGTTGTTTTTAGAAGAAGCAGTAGGCGGGTTGTTCTATGGATTCGTAATTGGTTTTTTAGGTTTAAAATGTATTCAATCTTTAACAGAAAATCCTCAATTGGCTGTAATGATTACCCTTGCCGTAGTTATGGGTGGAACGGCTGGTGCTTTTTTAATGGAGGTTTCAGCACCATTAGCGATGGTTGTTGCCGGATTATTTATAGGAAATAAAATTCATGTTAATGAAGATAAGAACCCAATACAAAAAGCAATTAGTTCCTTTTGGGAAATTTTAGATGATGTTTTTAATGGTATTTTATTTGGGCTAATCGGGCTTGCCATTCATTTACTGAATATTAATACAAGTTATTTTTTATTAGGTGTTTTTGCTATTCTAATTGTACTTCTAGCTCGCTTTATTTCTGTGTTTTTGCCTTATTCGCTCTTAAAGCATGAGGAAACAAAACCAATGAAAACCGTTGCTGTTTTAACTTGGGGAGGATTGCGAGGTGGTATTTCTATTGCATTAGCTTTAAGTTTGGGTGAAGAACTTTCGAGGGATTTAATACTTCATATCACTTATATTATTGTATTGTTTTCCATTATAGTTCAGGGATTGACTATTGGTAAAGTTGTCAAAAAAATATACTCTTAA
- a CDS encoding Crp/Fnr family transcriptional regulator yields the protein MMKIVEILEMDNIEKGKPINLNDEHKNSVFFLKKGSVKIVNKTNNTVKYVLKRGNIFGELALYDKKAASEEIAYALEDCVICYIESEQMEALMEKHKSLKNGVLKIYGLRIQKLERRLHNLLYKDSVTRIKEFIADYLEEFGETNEAGQLTAKNLLSHKEIANLTNTSRQIVSNVLSTMRKEGIIDYNIEFISNIK from the coding sequence ATGATGAAGATTGTTGAGATTCTAGAAATGGATAATATTGAAAAGGGAAAACCTATTAACCTTAATGATGAGCATAAGAATAGTGTGTTCTTTCTAAAAAAAGGGAGTGTAAAAATTGTAAATAAAACGAACAACACTGTTAAGTATGTTTTAAAGCGTGGTAATATTTTTGGCGAACTTGCACTATACGATAAAAAAGCGGCAAGCGAAGAAATAGCTTATGCTTTAGAGGACTGCGTAATCTGTTACATAGAATCGGAACAGATGGAAGCACTTATGGAAAAACATAAGTCTTTAAAAAATGGTGTGCTAAAAATTTACGGCCTTCGAATTCAAAAACTAGAAAGAAGACTTCACAATCTATTGTATAAAGATAGCGTAACAAGAATTAAAGAATTTATTGCAGATTACCTCGAAGAGTTTGGTGAAACCAATGAAGCTGGGCAATTAACTGCCAAAAATTTACTTTCGCATAAAGAGATTGCAAACCTTACAAATACCTCTAGGCAAATAGTGAGCAATGTACTTAGCACCATGAGGAAGGAAGGGATAATAGATTATAATATTGAGTTTATTTCAAACATAAAATAG
- a CDS encoding ThuA domain-containing protein yields MKPFTIKYLLLTLCMLTMIKTNAQDQFSVLLFTQHDDWHYNTIPVAIQAFEDMAEEHQFRFNWTQRPNDLIEKLPEHDVVIFMNANADSLKTRHMFALKAFMKRGGGFIGIHAASDSKRENPWFDGLVGAKFVNHPKLQAAIVKVENNDFPATWHLPKKWLRSDEWYNFEGINLDKLNILLNVDETSYDFTAGYDDIPLKGMGEMHPMAWYQKYEGGKSFYTAIGHKPESYKDENFLNHILGAIYWVKGD; encoded by the coding sequence ATGAAACCTTTTACGATTAAGTATCTTTTATTAACTCTATGTATGCTTACAATGATTAAAACCAATGCTCAAGATCAATTTAGTGTATTATTGTTTACCCAACATGATGATTGGCATTACAATACCATCCCTGTTGCTATACAAGCTTTTGAGGATATGGCAGAAGAACATCAATTTAGGTTTAATTGGACGCAAAGGCCAAATGATCTTATAGAAAAATTACCAGAACATGATGTGGTAATATTTATGAATGCCAATGCCGATTCTTTAAAGACAAGGCATATGTTTGCTTTAAAAGCATTTATGAAACGAGGTGGAGGTTTTATAGGTATTCATGCTGCTTCAGATAGTAAAAGAGAAAACCCTTGGTTTGATGGTCTTGTTGGAGCGAAGTTTGTTAATCATCCAAAATTACAAGCAGCAATAGTAAAAGTTGAAAATAATGATTTTCCAGCAACATGGCATCTACCAAAAAAGTGGCTACGTAGTGATGAGTGGTATAACTTTGAAGGGATTAATTTAGATAAACTCAATATTCTATTGAATGTTGATGAAACTTCTTATGATTTTACCGCAGGTTATGATGATATTCCGTTAAAAGGCATGGGTGAAATGCATCCAATGGCTTGGTATCAAAAGTATGAAGGAGGAAAGTCATTTTATACAGCCATAGGTCATAAACCTGAATCTTATAAAGACGAAAACTTTTTGAATCACATTTTAGGAGCCATTTATTGGGTTAAGGGTGATTAA
- a CDS encoding sugar phosphate isomerase/epimerase family protein, with translation MKTRNRIIKILTVLMSTFSFGQTDYSISSQKDRLRQYSGQWVSAINSSTDSVVALPALKMSSISNFNNNSLSITVLQKNSASKYEPILREIIGYDCVTNTVFAAGHNNEGAFFTGKGRFSSEKKWTMQDKDLNGNNTMTVNFNFNNYTDVTLEGFDNNEKRLWKTRYIKHNPKNKNIGIQLVSVHDDMLKNPEKTLIQLGRMGYSYVETFVYKEGVFYGYTPEAFKAVVEKAGMRFLGSMTFFDPADKNDDVAIKSWWDKAIQDHKKAGVEYLSTSNSKIKSIKTIRELQDYCNYYNKIGKLCKDNGLKFIFHNHADEFLMVEGIRVYDYFLQNTNPECVYFQSDIYWMHVAGVNPVHYFETYPNRFISWHVKDYKELGESGEIDFEDIFKYQEISGVQYILSEVEDYSFPPLFSVGLAWEYIYYELLK, from the coding sequence ATGAAAACAAGAAATAGAATCATTAAGATATTGACTGTATTAATGTCTACGTTCAGTTTTGGGCAAACAGACTATAGTATTTCTTCTCAAAAAGATAGATTAAGGCAATATTCTGGGCAATGGGTAAGTGCTATTAATTCTAGCACAGATAGCGTTGTAGCACTGCCGGCTTTGAAAATGAGCAGTATAAGTAATTTTAATAATAATTCGCTTAGCATAACGGTTTTGCAAAAAAATAGTGCCAGTAAATATGAACCAATACTTAGGGAGATAATTGGCTATGATTGTGTTACGAATACTGTCTTTGCAGCCGGACATAATAATGAAGGTGCTTTTTTTACAGGGAAAGGCAGGTTTTCTTCAGAAAAAAAATGGACCATGCAGGATAAAGATCTTAATGGAAATAACACTATGACGGTTAATTTTAACTTTAATAATTATACCGATGTTACTTTGGAAGGCTTTGATAATAATGAAAAACGTCTATGGAAAACGAGATATATCAAGCATAATCCTAAAAATAAGAATATAGGTATTCAATTAGTTTCGGTGCATGATGATATGCTTAAAAATCCAGAAAAAACCTTGATACAATTAGGTAGAATGGGTTATAGTTATGTTGAAACTTTTGTGTATAAAGAAGGGGTTTTTTATGGTTATACTCCGGAAGCGTTCAAGGCTGTAGTTGAAAAAGCAGGTATGAGGTTTTTAGGTTCCATGACGTTCTTTGATCCTGCAGATAAAAATGATGATGTTGCAATCAAGTCTTGGTGGGATAAGGCTATACAAGATCATAAAAAAGCGGGTGTCGAATATCTTTCAACTTCAAATAGTAAAATAAAAAGTATTAAGACAATTAGAGAGCTTCAAGATTATTGTAATTATTATAATAAAATCGGAAAACTTTGTAAAGACAATGGCTTAAAATTTATTTTTCATAATCATGCTGATGAATTTTTAATGGTTGAAGGTATAAGAGTTTACGATTACTTTCTGCAAAACACAAATCCGGAATGTGTGTATTTTCAATCGGATATCTATTGGATGCATGTCGCAGGTGTTAATCCTGTTCATTATTTTGAAACCTATCCTAACCGATTTATTAGTTGGCATGTTAAAGATTATAAAGAATTAGGAGAAAGTGGGGAAATAGATTTCGAAGATATATTTAAGTATCAAGAAATATCTGGAGTTCAATATATTTTATCTGAAGTTGAAGATTATAGCTTTCCACCGTTGTTTAGTGTTGGTTTAGCTTGGGAATATATTTATTATGAATTATTAAAATAA
- a CDS encoding LacI family DNA-binding transcriptional regulator: MDKEERIVGIKDVAKAANVALATVDRVIHNRAGVSQKTKDNVLKVIEKMGYQPNVMASNLSKRKKIVLGVLLPNISEGSGYWEFPMKGVIKAQKELAQYRIKIKTFTFKQDNNEEIRKRILEVINSDIQGLVLTSKFADEIEILLEDCKQKKRPYVFIDSNVRKIDSLCSIQQPLFESGELAAQLFSYCFNIGEILILHLKETMDTEDIIGLKEKGMNAYLSDKNNNIVTKSLVLTNFTENGFETALSQTLENNPQIKGVFVPNSKVAYIAKYFNNREGDKIYLIGYDFFNDDIQYLEKDIIDFLICQRPEEQGYQAVVKLFEHLVLKKDVEKEIIMPLDIITKKNYKYY, translated from the coding sequence ATGGATAAGGAGGAACGCATTGTAGGAATAAAAGATGTGGCAAAAGCCGCTAATGTAGCCTTAGCAACAGTAGATCGTGTAATACATAATCGAGCGGGAGTAAGTCAAAAAACAAAAGATAATGTTTTAAAGGTTATAGAGAAAATGGGGTATCAGCCCAACGTTATGGCCAGCAATCTATCAAAACGAAAAAAAATTGTTTTGGGAGTTCTGTTACCTAATATTTCCGAAGGTTCTGGGTATTGGGAGTTTCCTATGAAAGGAGTTATAAAAGCACAAAAAGAATTAGCGCAATATCGCATCAAAATTAAAACTTTTACCTTTAAACAAGATAATAATGAGGAAATTAGAAAACGAATTCTTGAAGTCATTAATAGCGATATTCAAGGCTTAGTTTTAACATCTAAGTTTGCCGACGAGATAGAAATTTTGTTAGAAGACTGTAAACAAAAGAAGCGTCCGTATGTCTTTATAGATTCTAACGTAAGGAAAATAGATTCGTTATGCAGTATTCAACAACCATTATTTGAAAGTGGCGAACTAGCGGCTCAATTATTCAGTTATTGCTTTAATATAGGTGAAATTTTAATTCTGCATTTAAAAGAAACTATGGATACAGAAGATATTATAGGTTTGAAAGAGAAGGGAATGAATGCTTATCTAAGCGATAAAAATAATAATATAGTAACCAAATCTTTAGTTTTAACCAATTTTACCGAAAATGGTTTTGAAACTGCTCTAAGCCAAACGCTGGAAAATAACCCACAGATTAAAGGTGTTTTTGTACCTAACTCAAAAGTTGCATATATCGCAAAATATTTTAACAATAGGGAAGGTGATAAAATTTACCTAATCGGATATGATTTTTTTAATGATGATATTCAATATCTCGAAAAGGATATTATAGACTTTTTAATCTGTCAACGCCCTGAAGAACAAGGCTATCAAGCTGTTGTTAAATTGTTTGAACATCTAGTGCTTAAAAAGGATGTGGAAAAAGAAATTATCATGCCTTTGGACATCATAACAAAGAAGAATTATAAATATTATTAA
- a CDS encoding endo-1,4-beta-xylanase, whose protein sequence is MTHRIKNILLVSALILSTSSCKNEVKEISNTESKTTSLKDAFKGDFLIGAALNISQIEEKDTLSINLIEKEFNTITPENEMKWEQIHPQKDTFYFDIADKYVALGEKNNMHIVGHTLVWHSQLAPWMQNEKDSITMVKNIEHHVNTIVKRYKGRIDTWDVVNEALNEDGSFRTSNFYEVMGDNFIALAFKLAAEADPNAKLVYNDYNLWKPEKRAGVVRLVKNLQEKGVKIDGVGMQAHWSLEGPSIEDIENSILAYAALGVKVSFTELDVTALPNPWDLDGAAVEQSYEQYEGDPKMNPYPEKLSEAAAEQLANRYETIFKLFLKHKDKIDRVTFWGVNDGQSWLNYWPINGRTNHPLLFDRDFNPKKAYERVMALKSDNQPKQN, encoded by the coding sequence ATGACCCACAGAATAAAAAATATCCTTTTAGTTTCTGCACTAATTTTAAGTACATCTAGCTGTAAAAACGAAGTAAAAGAAATTAGTAACACCGAGAGTAAAACCACTTCATTGAAAGATGCTTTTAAAGGTGATTTTCTTATTGGAGCGGCATTAAACATATCTCAAATAGAAGAAAAAGACACATTATCTATAAATCTTATAGAAAAAGAATTTAATACCATTACTCCAGAAAACGAAATGAAATGGGAACAAATTCACCCACAAAAAGATACATTCTATTTTGATATTGCCGATAAATATGTAGCACTCGGAGAAAAAAACAATATGCATATTGTTGGGCATACTTTGGTTTGGCATAGCCAATTGGCGCCATGGATGCAAAATGAAAAAGACAGCATTACTATGGTGAAAAATATAGAACACCATGTAAATACTATTGTAAAAAGATACAAAGGCAGAATAGATACTTGGGATGTGGTAAACGAAGCTTTAAATGAAGATGGCAGTTTTAGAACTTCTAATTTTTATGAGGTTATGGGCGATAATTTTATAGCTCTTGCTTTTAAATTAGCTGCTGAAGCCGACCCTAATGCAAAATTAGTTTACAATGATTACAACCTTTGGAAACCAGAAAAAAGAGCTGGTGTAGTAAGGCTTGTAAAAAATCTACAAGAAAAAGGTGTAAAAATAGATGGTGTTGGTATGCAAGCCCACTGGAGTTTAGAAGGCCCATCTATAGAAGATATAGAAAATAGTATTCTTGCTTATGCCGCATTAGGCGTAAAAGTTAGTTTCACCGAGTTAGATGTTACAGCTCTACCAAACCCATGGGATTTGGATGGTGCTGCCGTAGAACAAAGTTATGAGCAGTATGAAGGTGACCCGAAAATGAATCCGTATCCAGAAAAATTATCTGAAGCTGCAGCTGAGCAATTGGCTAACAGATATGAAACTATTTTTAAGCTTTTCTTGAAACATAAAGACAAAATTGATAGAGTTACATTTTGGGGAGTAAACGACGGGCAGTCTTGGTTAAATTACTGGCCTATAAACGGAAGAACGAATCATCCGTTATTATTCGATAGAGACTTCAATCCTAAAAAAGCATATGAGCGTGTTATGGCTTTAAAAAGTGATAATCAACCAAAACAAAACTAA
- a CDS encoding Pycsar system effector family protein: protein MNNKQKEKAEDKYLMEELNIDKDGLKQLKKKLAKVAPRSERGVETLFRLLSKNQYTLNTMIDTKSNILISINALILSLILGTVMSQLSKDPHLIYPVVMILFTNLASITFAIFATRPELVHGKRETNNLMFYGNFHDMEEDQYVDKITNLMNEGDELYKTIAKDTYHLGKTIDRKFKLLRKSFNIFLIGIILSVIAFVLCHALFGGLM from the coding sequence ATGAACAATAAACAAAAGGAAAAAGCAGAAGACAAATATTTAATGGAAGAATTAAATATCGATAAAGACGGCTTAAAGCAGTTAAAAAAGAAATTAGCTAAAGTAGCGCCAAGGTCGGAAAGAGGTGTAGAAACATTGTTTAGATTGTTATCTAAAAATCAGTATACATTGAATACAATGATAGATACAAAATCAAATATTTTGATATCTATAAATGCTTTAATTTTGTCGTTAATATTAGGGACTGTTATGAGTCAATTAAGTAAAGACCCTCATCTTATTTATCCAGTAGTAATGATTTTATTTACTAATCTAGCTTCTATAACCTTTGCTATTTTTGCTACACGCCCAGAATTGGTTCATGGTAAAAGAGAGACAAATAATTTAATGTTTTATGGTAACTTCCATGATATGGAAGAGGATCAATATGTAGATAAAATTACTAACTTAATGAATGAAGGCGATGAGCTTTATAAAACCATTGCAAAAGACACTTATCATTTAGGGAAAACAATTGATCGTAAATTTAAGCTACTTCGTAAATCGTTTAACATTTTTTTAATTGGCATTATTTTATCTGTGATTGCTTTTGTTTTGTGTCATGCTTTGTTTGGCGGATTGATGTAG
- a CDS encoding glycoside hydrolase family 43 protein, which produces MPEESIENINFDDLNKRAISQPLVTNIYTADPSAHFFNGKIYIYPSHDVDAGEAFDDLGSHFAMEDYHVISMDSIDSEAVDHGVALHVDDVPWAKEQMWAPDANEKDGTYYLFFPAKAHDGIFRIGVATSNSPIGPFKAQPEAIKGSFSIDPAVFKDDDGSYYMYFGGLWGGQLQRWRSGEFNAAQPDSPTAFLPEDNEPALLPYVAKMTDNLLEFNEKPKAIEILDKNGNLLLAGDNNRRFFEAAWLHKYNGKYYFSYSTGDTHFICYAIGNTPYGPFTYGGRILNPVVGWTSHHSVCKVDEKWYLFYHDSSLSKGVTHLRSVKVAEITHREDGSIETLNPYSKK; this is translated from the coding sequence ATGCCTGAAGAAAGTATCGAAAACATCAATTTTGATGATCTAAATAAACGTGCTATTTCACAACCATTAGTAACCAATATCTACACAGCAGATCCATCTGCCCATTTTTTTAATGGAAAAATATATATTTACCCATCTCACGATGTTGATGCTGGAGAAGCTTTTGACGATTTAGGAAGCCACTTCGCAATGGAAGACTATCATGTAATCTCTATGGATTCTATCGATAGTGAAGCCGTAGACCACGGTGTCGCTTTGCACGTAGATGATGTGCCTTGGGCAAAAGAACAAATGTGGGCTCCAGATGCCAATGAAAAAGACGGTACATATTATTTATTTTTTCCCGCGAAAGCTCATGATGGCATTTTTAGAATTGGAGTCGCCACAAGCAACTCGCCTATAGGACCATTTAAAGCGCAACCAGAAGCTATTAAAGGCAGTTTTTCTATTGACCCTGCAGTTTTTAAAGATGACGATGGGAGTTACTACATGTATTTTGGTGGTCTTTGGGGCGGACAATTACAACGCTGGAGAAGTGGAGAATTTAATGCAGCTCAACCCGATAGCCCAACGGCATTTCTTCCTGAAGATAACGAACCTGCATTACTCCCTTATGTGGCAAAAATGACGGACAATTTATTAGAATTCAATGAAAAACCAAAAGCTATAGAAATTTTAGATAAAAACGGAAACTTACTGTTAGCTGGCGACAATAATCGTCGTTTTTTCGAAGCTGCCTGGTTACATAAATATAACGGCAAATACTATTTCTCTTATTCTACCGGAGACACACATTTTATCTGCTACGCTATTGGAAATACCCCTTATGGGCCATTCACTTATGGCGGACGTATTTTAAATCCTGTAGTTGGTTGGACCTCTCACCACTCTGTTTGCAAAGTTGATGAAAAATGGTATTTATTTTATCATGATTCTAGTTTATCTAAAGGTGTAACGCATTTAAGGTCTGTTAAAGTTGCTGAAATTACGCATAGAGAAGATGGAAGTATTGAAACTTTAAATCCGTATAGTAAAAAGTAA
- a CDS encoding MFS transporter: MSSDTQKLSVKEKIGYSLGDLAANLVFQTLVTYLAFFYTDIYGLEANHASAIILSVGLVAAFGFNPIIGAIADRTTSKWGKFRPWILWTAVPLGVVALLAFSTPNFEYKGKVIYAVVTYTLLLLLYAANNLPYSALSGVITGDMGERNSISAYRFVAVMFAQFFVQVFMLPIIESAGGGDKAVGIEIVMTWLAIIGTIMLLITFFTTRERIVPKPEQKSSVKEDLSDLFKNKPWVIILTVTTLVFVTLAMKGGSYVYYFKNYVDADRLTSFISPLLDFLSSIGINFFGEDPVSAGFGLFNAGGIIFMIVGIGLSKKLADKYGKRDVFMTFLFISTLFIIFFYFLSSTSVELMFASQILHGFFYGITIPLLWAMIADVADYSEWKTNRRATAIIFSAMMVGLKGGLSIGSALLASILASYGYDADLTQQTAITITGTKMLVSIYPAIPFLLGVGLLFFYEINKKMEVQIEAELKERRQS, translated from the coding sequence ATGAGTTCTGATACACAAAAACTTTCAGTTAAAGAAAAAATAGGATATAGTTTAGGAGACCTAGCTGCCAATTTAGTATTTCAAACATTAGTTACCTATTTAGCTTTTTTCTATACTGATATTTATGGTCTTGAAGCCAATCATGCTTCAGCAATTATATTAAGTGTTGGCCTTGTTGCTGCTTTCGGGTTTAATCCAATTATTGGTGCTATTGCAGACAGAACAACTTCTAAATGGGGAAAGTTTAGACCATGGATTTTATGGACAGCAGTACCACTTGGAGTTGTGGCACTTTTAGCCTTTAGCACACCCAACTTTGAATATAAAGGCAAAGTTATTTATGCTGTTGTTACTTACACTTTATTACTTTTACTTTATGCTGCAAACAACTTACCATATTCAGCTTTAAGCGGGGTAATTACTGGCGATATGGGCGAACGAAATAGTATTTCTGCGTATCGTTTTGTTGCAGTAATGTTTGCACAATTTTTTGTGCAAGTATTTATGCTACCTATTATTGAATCTGCCGGAGGTGGTGATAAAGCAGTTGGAATAGAAATAGTGATGACGTGGCTTGCCATTATAGGCACCATTATGTTACTCATTACATTTTTCACTACGCGAGAACGTATTGTTCCTAAGCCAGAACAAAAATCGAGTGTTAAGGAAGATTTATCCGATTTATTTAAAAACAAACCTTGGGTTATAATCTTAACCGTTACCACATTAGTTTTTGTTACTCTAGCCATGAAGGGAGGTTCTTATGTGTATTATTTTAAAAACTACGTAGATGCCGATAGATTAACAAGTTTTATAAGTCCGTTATTAGATTTCCTATCAAGTATTGGTATAAATTTCTTTGGTGAAGATCCTGTATCTGCAGGGTTTGGGTTATTCAACGCTGGTGGTATTATTTTCATGATAGTTGGTATTGGTTTATCTAAAAAATTAGCAGACAAATATGGAAAAAGAGATGTTTTTATGACGTTTTTATTTATATCAACTTTGTTTATCATCTTCTTTTATTTCCTCTCTTCAACATCTGTAGAACTGATGTTTGCATCACAAATTTTACATGGTTTTTTCTACGGAATCACTATCCCTCTACTTTGGGCTATGATTGCCGATGTTGCAGATTATTCTGAATGGAAAACGAACCGTCGAGCAACGGCCATTATTTTCTCTGCAATGATGGTCGGTTTAAAAGGCGGCTTAAGTATTGGTTCTGCGCTTTTAGCCTCCATTTTAGCAAGTTATGGTTATGATGCAGACCTTACGCAACAAACAGCCATTACAATTACAGGCACTAAAATGCTTGTAAGTATATATCCTGCAATTCCATTTTTACTAGGAGTAGGTTTACTTTTCTTTTATGAAATTAATAAGAAAATGGAAGTGCAAATTGAAGCTGAACTAAAAGAACGAAGACAAAGTTAA